The following are encoded in a window of Sphaerisporangium siamense genomic DNA:
- a CDS encoding amino acid ABC transporter ATP-binding protein — translation MSYGDVQVLNGVDFTVASGEVSCIIGPSGSGKSTFLRCLNGLEPVLGGSLRVLGEEVGHALRDGRYHPWTPKEFAAFRRNIGMVFQRFNLFAHQSAAENVACGPVHVLGTPADRARTVAMEHLDRVGLAEHAHKRPHQLSGGQQQRVAIARALAMNPALMLFDEPTSALDPELVDEVLEVMKALAADGMTMVVVTHEIGFAREVGDRLTFFADGVVVEQGRPRELLAAPRHERTRTFLSSVASRSTTHG, via the coding sequence ATGAGCTACGGCGACGTGCAGGTGCTCAACGGCGTGGACTTCACCGTGGCCTCGGGCGAGGTGAGCTGCATCATCGGCCCCTCCGGGTCGGGCAAGTCCACGTTCCTGCGCTGCCTCAACGGCCTGGAGCCGGTGCTCGGCGGCAGCCTGCGGGTGCTCGGCGAGGAGGTCGGCCACGCGCTGCGCGACGGCAGGTACCACCCCTGGACGCCCAAGGAGTTCGCCGCCTTCCGCAGGAACATCGGCATGGTGTTCCAGCGCTTCAACCTGTTCGCCCACCAGAGCGCGGCGGAGAACGTCGCCTGCGGTCCCGTCCACGTCCTCGGCACCCCGGCGGACCGGGCGCGGACGGTGGCCATGGAGCACCTCGACCGGGTGGGCCTGGCCGAGCACGCGCACAAGCGGCCCCACCAGCTCTCCGGCGGGCAGCAGCAGCGGGTGGCGATCGCCAGGGCCCTGGCCATGAACCCGGCGCTGATGCTGTTCGACGAGCCGACCTCCGCGCTGGACCCGGAGTTGGTGGACGAGGTCCTGGAGGTCATGAAGGCACTGGCCGCCGACGGGATGACGATGGTCGTGGTGACCCACGAGATCGGCTTCGCCCGGGAGGTCGGCGACCGGCTGACCTTCTTCGCCGACGGCGTGGTCGTCGAACAGGGCCGGCCCCGCGAGCTTCTGGCGGCTCCCCGGCACGAACGCACCAGGACCTTCCTGTCCAGCGTCGCGTCACGCTCCACAACGCACGGGTGA
- a CDS encoding amino acid ABC transporter permease (The N-terminal region of this protein, as described by TIGR01726, is a three transmembrane segment that identifies a subfamily of ABC transporter permease subunits, which specificities that include histidine, arginine, glutamine, glutamate, L-cystine (sic), the opines (in Agrobacterium) octopine and nopaline, etc.), with protein sequence MRTEPITGASGTPVPVVRTWHWGRWLAGAVALAVVGWLVYLLVVNPHLNWGKVAEYLFNGRILDGVWVTIEISVLATVLGLVLGVAIAIMRLSHNPVLSRLATFYIWFFRGTPVLVQLIFWYNLAFLFPELVLKIPFTSIGVKWDTNEVMTGFTSAMLGLGLNLAAYFAETVRAGIQAVDHGQTEAAYALGMTPAKRMRVIVLPQALRIIIPPTGNEFISMLKTTSLVYVVAGHDLMTNASQIYKANNLIMELLIVASLWYMLMTAVATFLQSRLERRFGAEAVRLVRGGGLAAKFMPKVAT encoded by the coding sequence GTGCGCACCGAACCGATCACCGGCGCGTCGGGAACGCCCGTCCCCGTCGTCCGGACCTGGCACTGGGGCCGCTGGCTGGCCGGGGCCGTCGCGCTGGCGGTCGTGGGCTGGCTGGTCTACCTGCTCGTGGTCAACCCCCACCTGAACTGGGGCAAGGTCGCCGAGTACCTGTTCAACGGCCGCATCCTCGACGGGGTCTGGGTCACCATCGAGATCTCGGTGCTGGCGACGGTGCTCGGGCTGGTGCTCGGCGTGGCGATCGCCATCATGCGGCTGTCGCACAACCCGGTGCTGAGCAGGCTGGCCACGTTCTACATCTGGTTCTTCCGCGGCACGCCGGTGCTCGTGCAGCTCATCTTCTGGTACAACCTCGCCTTCCTGTTCCCGGAACTGGTGCTCAAGATCCCGTTCACGAGCATCGGCGTCAAGTGGGACACCAACGAGGTGATGACCGGCTTCACCTCGGCCATGCTGGGGCTCGGGCTGAACCTCGCGGCCTACTTCGCCGAGACCGTGCGCGCCGGCATCCAGGCCGTCGACCACGGCCAGACCGAGGCGGCGTACGCGCTGGGCATGACCCCGGCCAAGAGAATGCGGGTCATCGTGCTGCCGCAGGCGCTGCGCATCATCATCCCGCCGACCGGCAACGAGTTCATCTCCATGCTCAAGACCACCTCGCTGGTCTACGTGGTGGCCGGGCACGACCTGATGACCAACGCCAGCCAGATCTACAAGGCCAACAATCTGATCATGGAGCTGCTGATCGTGGCGAGCCTGTGGTACATGCTCATGACCGCCGTGGCCACCTTCCTGCAGAGCAGGCTGGAACGCCGCTTCGGCGCCGAGGCCGTACGGCTGGTCCGCGGCGGCGGCCTGGCGGCCAAGTTCATGCCGAAGGTGGCCACGTGA
- a CDS encoding ABC transporter substrate-binding protein, translating into MIPKRALAVLLLAISLAATGCGLSDEPSAASPGGTGGGTGTIKVGGVSSLSGAVTFPDSSAAAKAVFDRVNEQGGVNGQKIEYISADDKGDPAAAAQAARDVVTNQGVVALVGSASLLDCAVNAPFYQQSNIVSIQGTGVDPTCFESPAISPVNTGPYLNMAINLYYASEVLKRDKVCMFLAILGNTNDAYGGAVKSWTTLTGKKLTVDDRTVKPDSDPTPFVLRARKEGCQAVLYNGTEPMAIAWMKVVKQQDITGIDWLMTTAPYTEAVGKALGADGDGMYANAEFEPFTDAESAALKDWRTLMTAKNVPLTSFGQGGYLAATYFVDVLKSIKGPITRQSVGEAFKALQPIQTPMTGTPYEFGQAAKHMSNRAGKIVRLKDGQWQVVTSDWVKYPGTLG; encoded by the coding sequence ATGATTCCGAAGAGGGCACTCGCCGTCCTGCTGCTCGCGATCTCGCTCGCCGCCACCGGGTGCGGCCTGTCCGACGAGCCCTCGGCCGCCTCCCCCGGCGGCACCGGCGGCGGCACCGGCACGATCAAGGTGGGCGGTGTCAGCTCGCTGAGCGGAGCCGTCACGTTCCCGGACTCCTCCGCCGCCGCCAAGGCGGTCTTCGACCGGGTGAACGAGCAGGGCGGCGTCAACGGCCAGAAGATCGAATACATCAGCGCCGACGACAAGGGCGACCCTGCCGCGGCCGCCCAGGCGGCCAGGGACGTGGTCACCAACCAGGGCGTCGTGGCGCTGGTCGGCTCGGCCAGCCTGCTCGACTGCGCCGTCAACGCGCCCTTCTACCAGCAGTCGAACATCGTCTCCATCCAGGGCACCGGCGTGGACCCGACCTGTTTCGAGTCGCCGGCGATCTCTCCCGTGAACACCGGGCCCTACCTGAACATGGCCATCAACCTCTACTACGCCTCCGAGGTGCTCAAGCGGGACAAGGTCTGCATGTTCCTGGCGATCCTCGGCAACACCAACGACGCCTACGGCGGAGCCGTCAAGAGCTGGACCACGCTCACCGGCAAGAAGCTCACCGTCGACGACCGGACGGTCAAGCCGGACTCCGACCCGACGCCGTTCGTGCTGCGGGCCAGGAAGGAGGGCTGCCAGGCGGTCCTGTACAACGGCACCGAGCCGATGGCGATCGCCTGGATGAAGGTGGTCAAGCAGCAGGACATCACCGGGATCGACTGGCTCATGACCACCGCCCCGTACACCGAGGCCGTGGGCAAGGCGCTGGGCGCGGACGGTGACGGGATGTACGCCAACGCCGAGTTCGAGCCGTTCACCGACGCCGAGTCGGCCGCGCTCAAGGACTGGCGCACGCTGATGACCGCCAAGAACGTGCCCCTCACCTCGTTCGGGCAGGGCGGCTACCTGGCGGCCACGTACTTCGTGGACGTCCTGAAGAGCATCAAGGGCCCGATCACGCGGCAGTCGGTCGGGGAGGCGTTCAAGGCGCTCCAGCCGATCCAGACGCCGATGACCGGCACCCCGTACGAGTTCGGGCAGGCCGCCAAGCACATGTCCAACCGGGCCGGGAAGATCGTGCGGCTCAAGGACGGGCAGTGGCAGGTCGTCACGTCCGACTGGGTCAAGTACCCCGGGACGCTCGGCTGA
- a CDS encoding amidase, with amino-acid sequence MSIPLTASAASAADREAAIATSAEAIRLHREHNILIESGAERVIDRLARRDRPAPATPPALWAWTFVVKDMIDVAGLRTTRGSVLYGSEEAVTTAPCVEKLERAGALLVGKANQHEFAWGVTSQNPHWGDVGNPRHAHLTSGGSSGGTAAAIAAGIARFGLGTDTGGSVRIPAACCGVVGLRPRAGAVPGEGVAPLAPMFDVVGPMAGSVADCARVWRALTGEAAEPPRSLSGLVVGVADGCAQAGRFADLGAEVREIALPQEILTPYWTIMGAQARRTHEATYPRNAAAYSDGVRRKLDGAAGVGHREYRGAVEELSALRTGFSADMSGIDLLVTPTLGGPAPRVGCDEAAIRGEVGRITAVVSALGLPALAIGDLQIVGRSETDVLRAGLCWEAAGGGIPAPR; translated from the coding sequence GTGTCGATCCCGTTGACCGCATCCGCCGCGTCGGCCGCCGACCGGGAGGCGGCGATCGCCACGTCCGCCGAGGCCATCCGGCTGCACCGTGAGCACAACATCCTCATCGAGTCCGGCGCCGAGCGGGTCATCGACCGGCTCGCCCGCCGCGACCGGCCGGCGCCCGCCACGCCGCCCGCGCTGTGGGCCTGGACGTTCGTGGTCAAGGACATGATCGATGTCGCCGGCCTGCGCACGACCCGCGGCTCGGTCCTGTACGGGAGCGAGGAGGCGGTCACCACCGCGCCGTGCGTCGAGAAACTGGAGCGCGCCGGGGCGCTGCTGGTCGGCAAGGCGAACCAGCACGAGTTCGCCTGGGGCGTCACCAGCCAGAACCCGCACTGGGGAGACGTGGGCAACCCGCGCCACGCGCACCTGACCTCCGGCGGGTCGAGCGGCGGCACGGCGGCGGCGATCGCGGCGGGAATCGCCCGGTTCGGGCTCGGCACGGACACCGGCGGCTCGGTGCGGATCCCGGCGGCCTGCTGCGGCGTGGTGGGGCTGCGCCCCCGGGCCGGGGCCGTGCCCGGCGAGGGCGTCGCGCCTCTCGCGCCGATGTTCGACGTGGTCGGGCCGATGGCGGGATCGGTCGCCGACTGCGCGCGCGTGTGGCGGGCGCTCACCGGGGAGGCCGCCGAGCCGCCGCGCTCGCTGTCGGGGCTGGTCGTCGGCGTCGCCGACGGGTGCGCGCAGGCCGGACGGTTCGCGGACCTGGGTGCCGAGGTCCGCGAGATCGCTCTGCCGCAGGAGATCCTCACCCCGTACTGGACGATCATGGGCGCGCAGGCGCGGCGCACCCACGAAGCCACGTATCCGAGGAACGCCGCGGCCTACAGCGACGGCGTGCGGCGGAAGCTGGACGGCGCCGCCGGGGTCGGTCACCGGGAGTACCGCGGGGCCGTCGAGGAGCTTTCGGCGCTCCGGACGGGGTTCTCGGCTGACATGTCCGGCATCGACCTTCTGGTCACCCCGACACTCGGCGGCCCCGCGCCTCGGGTCGGGTGCGACGAGGCCGCGATCCGCGGGGAGGTCGGCCGGATCACCGCCGTCGTGTCCGCGCTCGGCCTGCCCGCCCTCGCCATCGGGGACCTGCAGATCGTGGGGCGCAGTGAGACCGACGTGCTGCGCGCGGGCCTCTGCTGGGAGGCCGCCGGAGGAGGGATCCCGGCGCCGCGCTGA
- a CDS encoding TIGR03619 family F420-dependent LLM class oxidoreductase: protein MEQPRMQLVLSENWTMTSGRDLTTLVRWAREAEDAGFDSVMISEHIVLGPDAGARGRMANPREYALPGNQDPYTPWPYSLSLLAAIASVTSTLRLSATAVLAPLRHPLALARELGTLDLLSEGRLIVVPTVSWSRDEYAALGVPFERRGRLLDEHLEIWELLWRGSPVSYHGEYYRFDEVYFEPKAYRESGPVLWFGGAGASEHLVRRLARWGSGFNPLGYPPEADMKALAEGMRAAGRDFGELELAGGTRAVFPDDTSCAPLGPALEHIPARMAEGYTTFCIKPSQFTDDPDKVGDFCREVIRRVAALTS, encoded by the coding sequence ATGGAACAACCCCGCATGCAACTCGTGCTGTCCGAGAACTGGACGATGACCTCCGGCCGCGACCTGACCACGCTGGTCCGATGGGCGCGGGAGGCCGAGGACGCCGGGTTCGACTCGGTCATGATCAGCGAGCACATCGTGCTCGGCCCCGACGCGGGAGCACGGGGGCGGATGGCCAACCCGCGTGAGTACGCGCTGCCAGGCAACCAGGACCCCTACACGCCGTGGCCGTACTCGCTGAGCCTGCTGGCCGCCATCGCGTCGGTCACCTCCACGCTGCGCCTGTCCGCCACCGCGGTGCTCGCGCCGCTGCGGCACCCGCTCGCGCTCGCCCGCGAGCTCGGCACGCTGGACCTGCTGTCGGAGGGCCGGCTGATCGTGGTGCCCACCGTGAGCTGGAGCAGGGACGAGTACGCCGCGCTGGGCGTGCCGTTCGAACGCCGCGGCCGGCTGCTCGACGAGCACCTGGAGATCTGGGAACTGCTGTGGCGGGGCTCGCCGGTCTCCTACCACGGGGAGTACTACCGGTTCGACGAAGTGTACTTCGAGCCGAAGGCGTACCGGGAGAGCGGACCGGTGCTGTGGTTCGGCGGCGCCGGGGCGAGCGAGCACCTGGTGCGCAGGCTGGCGCGATGGGGGAGCGGCTTCAACCCGCTCGGCTACCCGCCGGAGGCGGACATGAAGGCGCTGGCCGAGGGCATGAGGGCGGCCGGACGCGACTTCGGCGAGCTGGAACTGGCCGGCGGCACCAGGGCGGTGTTCCCCGACGACACCTCGTGCGCCCCGCTCGGGCCCGCGCTGGAGCACATCCCGGCGCGCATGGCCGAGGGCTACACAACGTTCTGCATCAAGCCGTCGCAGTTCACCGACGACCCCGACAAGGTGGGGGACTTCTGCCGCGAGGTGATCCGCCGGGTCGCCGCGCTGACGTCGTGA
- a CDS encoding branched-chain amino acid ABC transporter permease: protein MFQGLVSGLAAGGTFAALGLLLTAMYRLTATVNLAIAATGVAGVYVMAALAGIGWPYWAAALAGMAAGALVSAGCGAVMTRWFAESGPQTRTAVSIAQLIGIIALAYIAFGDEPRVLPNPAAGRVATVAGVVVTQGAVVLILLAVVIGVGTSLLLTRTPLGLRLRAMAERPVTTELLGIGTQALTITVWALAGALSSLVLLLVAPVRSSDILSLSMLIVPACAAALLGGLRRLDGALAGGIALGLLEGVLAGSSVVQQYRDVVPFAAILLILVWSRRREVWDASR, encoded by the coding sequence ATGTTCCAGGGCCTGGTCTCCGGGCTGGCCGCGGGCGGCACCTTCGCCGCCCTCGGCCTCCTGCTCACCGCCATGTACCGCCTGACCGCGACCGTGAACCTGGCCATCGCGGCCACGGGCGTGGCGGGCGTGTACGTGATGGCCGCGCTCGCCGGGATCGGATGGCCGTACTGGGCCGCCGCCCTGGCGGGGATGGCGGCGGGGGCGCTGGTGTCGGCCGGGTGCGGCGCGGTGATGACGCGGTGGTTCGCCGAGAGCGGGCCGCAGACGCGCACCGCGGTGTCGATCGCGCAGCTCATCGGCATCATCGCGCTCGCCTACATCGCGTTCGGGGACGAGCCGCGCGTCCTGCCGAACCCGGCCGCCGGGCGGGTCGCCACGGTCGCCGGCGTGGTCGTCACGCAGGGGGCCGTCGTGCTCATCCTGCTCGCCGTCGTGATCGGCGTGGGCACGTCCCTGCTCCTCACCCGGACGCCGCTCGGGCTGCGCCTGCGGGCCATGGCCGAGCGGCCCGTCACGACCGAACTGCTCGGCATCGGCACCCAGGCGCTCACGATCACCGTGTGGGCGCTGGCGGGGGCGCTGTCGTCGCTGGTGCTGCTGCTGGTGGCGCCGGTGCGCTCCAGCGACATCCTCTCGCTGAGCATGCTCATCGTGCCCGCGTGCGCCGCGGCCCTGCTCGGCGGGCTGCGCCGGCTCGACGGAGCGCTGGCGGGCGGGATCGCGCTCGGGCTGCTGGAAGGAGTGCTCGCGGGGTCGTCGGTGGTGCAGCAGTACCGGGACGTGGTGCCGTTCGCGGCCATTCTGCTCATTCTCGTGTGGAGCCGGCGCAGGGAGGTGTGGGATGCGTCCCGCTGA
- a CDS encoding ABC transporter substrate-binding protein: protein MNTRILTTLAAGALLAATAACGGQSLDDDNTSAGTGSAAPANVVLDPAPTEEKAADVINAITPDKDLAAKAAPSLKGGVLKVVSSMGYPPMELFASDGKTAIGFDPALARAIARKLGVKVTITDEEFNSQIPGVLTGRYDFVISSMTDTPERQGQVTFVDYVRAGAGMLVKSGNPAGITGPKDLCGKTVSVVDNGSSMELAEDYAADCEKSGGKSVNVLKFPGDQEALLQVSGGRAQASLTDFVVAASKAADPKLAVDAVPLDGTESPWGIGMKPDNKVLIESVKGALDSLIQSGEYAKLLKAWNLEKLAVQSAVVNGGK from the coding sequence TTGAACACCCGGATCCTCACCACGCTCGCCGCCGGCGCGCTCCTGGCCGCCACCGCCGCCTGCGGCGGCCAGTCCCTGGACGACGACAACACCTCCGCCGGGACGGGCTCGGCCGCACCGGCGAACGTCGTCCTCGACCCGGCTCCCACCGAGGAGAAGGCGGCCGACGTCATCAACGCCATCACCCCGGACAAGGACCTCGCGGCCAAGGCGGCGCCGAGCCTGAAGGGCGGCGTCCTCAAGGTCGTCTCGTCCATGGGGTACCCGCCGATGGAGCTGTTCGCCAGCGACGGCAAGACGGCGATCGGCTTCGACCCGGCCCTGGCCAGGGCCATCGCCAGGAAGCTCGGCGTCAAGGTCACCATCACCGACGAGGAGTTCAACTCCCAGATCCCCGGTGTGCTCACCGGCCGCTACGACTTCGTCATCTCCTCCATGACCGACACCCCCGAGCGACAGGGCCAGGTCACCTTCGTCGACTACGTGCGGGCCGGGGCGGGAATGCTGGTCAAGTCAGGCAACCCGGCCGGCATCACCGGGCCGAAGGACCTGTGCGGCAAGACGGTCTCCGTCGTCGACAACGGCTCCTCGATGGAACTGGCCGAGGACTACGCCGCCGACTGCGAGAAGAGCGGCGGCAAGAGCGTGAACGTGCTGAAGTTCCCCGGTGACCAGGAGGCTCTGCTCCAGGTCAGCGGCGGCCGCGCGCAGGCGAGCCTCACCGACTTCGTGGTGGCCGCGAGCAAGGCCGCCGACCCCAAGCTCGCGGTCGACGCCGTCCCGCTGGACGGCACCGAGAGCCCGTGGGGAATCGGGATGAAGCCTGACAACAAGGTGCTGATCGAGTCCGTGAAGGGCGCGCTCGACTCGCTCATCCAGAGCGGTGAGTACGCCAAGCTGCTCAAGGCCTGGAACCTGGAGAAGCTGGCCGTCCAGTCCGCCGTGGTCAACGGCGGTAAGTGA
- a CDS encoding amidohydrolase produces the protein MSMRVYRNAAIHTGHRGTPLAQAMAVEGERLLAVGTEAEVREAAGPGAELIDLEGAAVLPGLYDAHIHTAQYAQSLDAVDLRDVRSLDDALARVAAHAARLRPGAWLFGGRWNSNTWDPPAQPDRYALDSVCPDLPVALPSVDGHTVWANSAALRLVGIDASTPDPVGGEIVRDASGEPTGILRESASYPLRDRMVSADLRDQLRAAQEELLALGLTSVHDIDGEDCRAAYLALREAGELKLRVHKAIPAIHLEAAIAEGRRTGQGDDWFRTGPVKIFSDGALGSHTCHMSEPFAGEQSNAGIAVTPYENLVKLVARAADAGIAVATHAIGDQANHLVIDAYEAIGRREGLRHRIEHAQHLRPADLARMARLGIVASMQPVHCTSDIDLVDSLLAGHDLASYAWRGMLNVGVALAFGSDAPVEHPNPFPALYAAVTRTRTDGTPAGGWQPEERLSMGEALTAHTLGAAYAAGEDDHKGVLAPGKLADFIAVDTDPFVESPDAVLRTKVMTTVVGGEVRWRRI, from the coding sequence ATGAGCATGCGTGTTTACCGCAACGCCGCCATCCACACCGGACATCGCGGCACCCCGTTGGCCCAGGCCATGGCCGTGGAAGGCGAACGGTTGCTGGCGGTCGGCACGGAGGCCGAGGTGCGTGAGGCCGCCGGCCCGGGGGCGGAGCTGATCGACCTTGAGGGCGCCGCGGTGCTCCCCGGTCTCTACGACGCCCACATCCACACGGCGCAGTACGCCCAGAGTTTGGACGCGGTGGACCTGCGCGACGTGCGCTCCCTGGACGACGCCCTCGCCCGGGTGGCCGCGCACGCGGCCCGGCTGCGGCCGGGCGCCTGGCTGTTCGGCGGCCGGTGGAACAGCAACACCTGGGATCCGCCCGCGCAGCCGGACCGATACGCGCTGGACTCGGTCTGCCCGGACCTGCCGGTCGCGCTGCCCAGCGTGGACGGCCACACGGTGTGGGCCAACTCCGCGGCCCTGCGGCTGGTCGGCATCGACGCCTCGACCCCGGACCCGGTGGGCGGCGAGATCGTCAGGGACGCGAGCGGGGAACCCACGGGAATCCTGCGCGAGTCGGCCTCCTACCCGCTACGCGACCGCATGGTCTCCGCCGACCTGCGCGACCAGCTCCGCGCCGCGCAGGAGGAACTGCTCGCGCTCGGCCTGACCAGCGTGCACGACATCGACGGCGAGGACTGCCGCGCCGCCTACCTGGCGCTGCGGGAGGCCGGCGAGCTGAAGCTGCGCGTGCACAAGGCCATCCCGGCGATCCACCTGGAGGCGGCCATCGCCGAGGGCCGGCGTACCGGGCAGGGCGACGACTGGTTCCGCACCGGACCCGTGAAGATCTTCAGTGACGGCGCGCTGGGCTCGCACACCTGCCACATGAGCGAACCTTTCGCCGGCGAGCAGAGCAACGCGGGCATCGCCGTCACCCCGTACGAGAACCTGGTCAAGCTGGTCGCCAGAGCCGCGGACGCGGGGATCGCGGTGGCCACGCACGCGATCGGCGACCAGGCCAACCACCTGGTCATCGACGCCTACGAGGCCATCGGCCGCAGGGAAGGGCTGCGGCACCGCATCGAGCACGCCCAGCACCTGCGGCCCGCCGACCTGGCGCGAATGGCCAGGCTCGGCATCGTCGCCTCGATGCAGCCCGTGCACTGCACCAGCGACATCGATCTCGTCGACTCCCTGCTGGCAGGCCACGACCTGGCCTCCTACGCCTGGCGCGGGATGCTGAACGTCGGCGTCGCGCTGGCCTTCGGCTCCGACGCCCCCGTCGAGCACCCCAACCCCTTCCCCGCGCTGTACGCGGCCGTCACCCGTACCCGCACCGACGGCACGCCGGCGGGCGGCTGGCAGCCCGAGGAGCGGCTGAGCATGGGAGAAGCCCTCACCGCGCACACCCTCGGCGCCGCCTACGCCGCGGGCGAGGACGACCACAAGGGGGTCCTCGCGCCCGGCAAGCTCGCCGACTTCATCGCGGTGGACACCGACCCCTTCGTGGAGTCGCCGGACGCGGTGCTGCGCACCAAGGTCATGACCACCGTCGTCGGCGGCGAAGTCCGCTGGCGGCGAATCTGA
- a CDS encoding LysR family transcriptional regulator: MLKPEHLRTLVEVVQLGSFAAAANRLGYTSSAVSQQMAALERTTGVKLFERSAHSVLPTSAAEVLAGHAKVVLMDIERMVATVQAVHRNSGRRIHVGIFPSFAGVLTDALRGMDPEERAGIRVSVAECSQLIPRLGAGGEMDAAIVYQVANSGLSWPSALSRRWIAEDRYKVVLPRDWCHLEPYRVEQLVDLPWIMHHPASGDASFFDGVFARWGLNPRVVCHSDDFKITMAMIGAGMGAALVPDLALRGHGPDVVVADVPWLNTSRSIFSLVRPDRETIRLRSLLDALTV; encoded by the coding sequence ATGCTGAAGCCAGAACACCTACGCACACTGGTGGAGGTGGTGCAGCTCGGATCCTTCGCCGCCGCGGCCAACCGGCTCGGATACACCTCCTCGGCCGTCTCCCAGCAGATGGCCGCGCTGGAGCGGACGACGGGCGTGAAGCTGTTCGAGCGCTCCGCCCACAGCGTGCTGCCGACCAGCGCCGCCGAGGTGCTGGCCGGGCACGCGAAGGTCGTGCTCATGGACATCGAGCGCATGGTCGCCACCGTCCAGGCCGTGCACAGGAACAGCGGGCGCCGGATCCATGTCGGCATCTTCCCCAGCTTCGCCGGCGTGCTGACCGACGCCCTGCGGGGGATGGACCCCGAGGAACGCGCCGGCATCAGGGTCTCCGTCGCGGAGTGCTCTCAGCTCATTCCCCGCCTCGGCGCCGGTGGCGAGATGGACGCGGCGATCGTCTACCAGGTGGCGAACTCCGGCCTGTCGTGGCCCTCGGCGCTGAGCCGGCGCTGGATCGCCGAGGACCGCTACAAGGTCGTCCTGCCGCGGGACTGGTGCCACCTGGAGCCCTACCGGGTCGAGCAGCTCGTCGACCTGCCGTGGATCATGCACCACCCGGCCAGCGGCGACGCCTCCTTCTTCGACGGCGTGTTCGCCCGCTGGGGCCTGAATCCCCGGGTGGTCTGCCACTCCGACGACTTCAAGATCACCATGGCCATGATCGGGGCGGGGATGGGGGCGGCGCTCGTCCCCGACCTCGCGCTGCGCGGGCACGGCCCGGACGTCGTGGTCGCCGACGTGCCGTGGCTGAACACCAGCCGCAGCATCTTCAGCCTCGTCCGCCCCGACCGTGAGACCATCCGCCTGCGGTCGCTGCTGGACGCGCTGACGGTGTGA